One Azospirillum sp. TSA2s genomic region harbors:
- a CDS encoding alpha/beta fold hydrolase — MFFHTQPSTVRAGRADAARFPVTGLAVDGTVDGALKGVGDRTADRAGDPSGRRVIFLHPGKGAWWRLLDHVPTGQEWLTVPASAGAAILSPLLVERGGRRPVLVAGAVTAPLAIAAALDYPERVGGVMIVDDVGAESPMRRRWNALAARFGWALPAVLSGDLGDLVSELPAVRVPVTLMQGSDPAGLFARLEDGLTGCRTLTVVAVPDAAAVRPRTHAAELRGALLALVSAVERAQR, encoded by the coding sequence GTGTTCTTTCACACCCAGCCTTCCACCGTCCGTGCCGGACGGGCAGATGCCGCCCGCTTTCCGGTGACCGGCTTGGCCGTGGATGGGACCGTGGACGGGGCCTTGAAGGGGGTGGGCGACCGCACGGCCGACCGTGCCGGCGATCCTTCCGGACGGCGGGTGATCTTCCTTCATCCCGGCAAGGGGGCGTGGTGGCGCCTGCTGGACCATGTGCCGACGGGCCAGGAATGGCTGACCGTGCCGGCGTCGGCCGGGGCGGCTATCCTCTCTCCCCTGCTGGTGGAGCGTGGCGGACGCCGGCCGGTGCTGGTGGCGGGAGCGGTGACGGCGCCGCTCGCAATCGCCGCGGCGCTCGATTACCCGGAGCGGGTCGGCGGTGTGATGATCGTCGACGATGTCGGGGCCGAATCGCCGATGCGCCGCCGTTGGAATGCGCTGGCCGCCCGTTTCGGTTGGGCGCTGCCAGCGGTGCTGTCCGGCGATCTGGGAGATCTTGTTTCCGAATTGCCGGCGGTGCGGGTGCCGGTGACCCTGATGCAGGGAAGCGACCCGGCCGGCCTCTTCGCGCGGCTGGAGGACGGGCTGACCGGCTGCCGGACCCTGACGGTCGTCGCGGTGCCCGACGCCGCCGCCGTCCGCCCGCGGACCCATGCGGCCGAACTGCGCGGCGCGCTGCTGGCGCTGGTCTCAGCGGTGGAGCGCGCCCAACGGTAA
- a CDS encoding YccF domain-containing protein yields the protein MSLLSLLLNLLWLVTGGIWMALGWLLAAVLMALSIVGLPWARSALTIAHYTLLPFGQTAVRRDEFRGREDMGTGALGFVGNVVWFVLAGWWLALGHLISAVGLAITIIGLPFAWAHLKLALLALWPIGTEIVPSDDAGRRVAGRF from the coding sequence ATGTCTCTGCTCAGTCTTCTCCTCAACCTGCTGTGGCTGGTCACGGGCGGCATCTGGATGGCGCTGGGCTGGCTGTTGGCCGCGGTTCTGATGGCTCTGTCCATCGTCGGCCTGCCCTGGGCCCGGTCCGCCCTGACCATCGCCCATTACACCCTGCTCCCCTTTGGGCAAACCGCCGTACGCCGGGATGAGTTCCGCGGGCGCGAAGACATGGGCACAGGCGCCTTGGGCTTCGTCGGCAATGTCGTGTGGTTCGTGCTGGCCGGCTGGTGGCTGGCGCTTGGCCATCTGATCTCGGCGGTCGGTCTTGCCATCACCATCATCGGCCTGCCCTTCGCCTGGGCGCATCTGAAGCTTGCGCTGCTGGCTCTCTGGCCGATCGGAACCGAGATCGTGCCGTCGGACGATGCCGGCCGGCGCGTGGCCGGACGGTTCTGA
- a CDS encoding DUF3095 family protein — translation MPLLPVIRDFAAEASDPRRYAALDGGWSLAVADVTGSTQLAGQGRHRDVNFVAAGVVAVLSDAVRVGQEQVACQFGGDGAIAAVPPGREDAARAALSALAHWSAEVMDVPLRVGLVPVRALLDHGLEVMAALHDVGNGNSFGLFLGAGVVAADAWVKEDARWRLLPRKGPLPGLESVSCRWNPVPPRRGTVLCVIVDAVDSGAAGLLELARVQRAIEAIVPTAGAAPLGVGERLEARWPPDWRSLLMEARGGRDGAGLGTRIRRVGKALAGSGLLVLLLKLGLTLGGFDPQRYRRHMAERTDFRKSAGGPRLVLDVTEGEADAIERLLAQAAQAGSIRYGTARADATTVTCLVGDVTADRHVHFVDGAGLGFWRASVMLKAMKAREKAGQEGGAAKGMETAAPN, via the coding sequence ATGCCGCTGTTGCCGGTGATCCGCGATTTCGCCGCCGAGGCCTCGGACCCACGCCGCTATGCGGCGCTGGACGGCGGATGGTCGCTGGCGGTGGCCGACGTCACCGGCAGCACGCAGCTGGCCGGGCAGGGCCGTCACCGTGACGTGAATTTCGTCGCCGCCGGGGTGGTCGCGGTGCTGTCCGACGCTGTACGGGTCGGGCAGGAGCAGGTGGCCTGCCAGTTCGGTGGCGACGGCGCCATCGCCGCGGTGCCGCCGGGGCGGGAGGACGCGGCACGGGCTGCGCTCTCGGCGCTTGCCCACTGGTCGGCGGAGGTGATGGACGTGCCGCTGCGCGTCGGGCTGGTGCCGGTGCGGGCGCTGCTCGACCACGGGCTTGAGGTGATGGCCGCCCTGCACGATGTCGGCAACGGCAACAGTTTCGGGCTGTTCCTGGGCGCCGGGGTGGTGGCCGCCGACGCCTGGGTGAAGGAGGATGCGCGCTGGCGCCTGCTGCCGCGGAAAGGGCCGCTGCCCGGGCTGGAGTCGGTGTCCTGCCGCTGGAACCCGGTGCCGCCGCGGCGCGGAACCGTGCTGTGCGTCATCGTCGATGCGGTCGATTCCGGTGCGGCCGGGCTGCTGGAACTGGCCCGCGTCCAGCGCGCCATCGAGGCGATCGTGCCCACCGCCGGCGCCGCTCCGCTGGGGGTGGGGGAGCGGCTGGAGGCGCGCTGGCCGCCGGATTGGCGCTCCTTGCTGATGGAGGCGCGCGGCGGCCGGGACGGCGCCGGTTTGGGCACGCGCATCCGGCGGGTGGGCAAGGCTCTGGCCGGGTCGGGGCTGCTGGTCCTGCTGCTGAAGCTGGGGCTGACGCTTGGCGGCTTCGATCCGCAGCGCTACCGCCGCCACATGGCGGAGCGTACTGATTTCCGCAAATCGGCCGGCGGGCCGCGGCTGGTGCTGGACGTGACGGAGGGGGAGGCGGACGCGATCGAAAGGCTGCTGGCCCAGGCGGCCCAGGCCGGCTCGATCCGCTACGGCACCGCACGGGCCGATGCCACCACCGTCACCTGTCTGGTCGGCGATGTGACGGCCGACCGCCATGTGCATTTCGTCGACGGCGCCGGGCTGGGCTTCTGGCGCGCCTCGGTCATGCTGAAGGCGATGAAGGCGCGGGAAAAGGCCGGGCAGGAAGGCGGGGCGGCGAAGGGGATGGAAACCGCCGCCCCGAACTGA
- the mutL gene encoding DNA mismatch repair endonuclease MutL, with protein MPIRLLPETLVNRIAAGEVVERPAAAVKELVENAIDAGATRIDVVARDGGKSLIAVTDDGCGMTADELVLAVERHATSKLPGDDLLDIRSLGFRGEALPSIGAVSCLTITSRARGADSAWSLTVDAGAKGSPQPAALAQGTRIEVRDLFAAVPARLKFLKASRTEYDHIADCLERLAMAHPGVAFTLSDGGRGGLRLSAAQGELLDARLTRLGALMGRDFQENAVPVMAQREGVSLAGWIGLPTLHRPTAKHQHLFVNGRPVRDKLMVGAVRAAYADFLPRDRHPMLALFLDIDPQEVDVNVHPAKAEVRFRDQGLVRGLIVGSLKHALAEAGHRASTTVGLATLGALRPEQSGESDSGFTPSPLPYGRSGGGSGGSWGGSYTPTAVPRGLAERSAAFQAPTQTGLPPLQGRLSGFGNGFAPGARPPEYRTPDPSAQKPEPPPDSHPLGAARAQVHTTYIVAQTREGIVIVDQHAAHERLVYERMKTALLEGGVKRQALLIPELIELDEPSANRLLARSAELAELGLVIEGFGHGCVMVREVPALLGQSDVKNLIRDLAEELSELGDALSLKERLEEVCATMACHGSVRAGRTLSVDEMNALLRQMEATPHSGQCNHGRPTYVELKLADIERLFGRR; from the coding sequence ATGCCGATCCGACTGCTTCCCGAAACACTGGTCAACCGCATCGCCGCCGGCGAGGTGGTCGAGCGTCCCGCCGCAGCCGTCAAGGAGCTGGTGGAGAACGCCATCGATGCCGGCGCCACCCGCATCGACGTGGTGGCGCGCGACGGCGGCAAGTCGCTGATCGCCGTCACCGACGACGGCTGCGGCATGACCGCGGACGAACTGGTTCTGGCGGTCGAACGCCATGCCACCTCCAAGCTGCCGGGCGACGATCTGCTCGACATCCGTTCGCTCGGCTTCCGGGGGGAGGCGCTGCCCTCCATCGGCGCCGTCAGCTGCCTGACCATCACCAGCCGCGCCCGCGGCGCCGACAGCGCCTGGAGCCTGACGGTGGATGCCGGCGCCAAGGGATCGCCGCAGCCGGCGGCGCTGGCCCAGGGGACGCGGATCGAGGTGCGCGACCTGTTCGCCGCCGTGCCGGCCCGGCTGAAATTCCTGAAGGCGTCGCGCACCGAATACGACCACATCGCCGATTGCCTGGAGCGGCTGGCGATGGCCCATCCCGGCGTCGCCTTCACCCTCAGCGACGGCGGACGCGGCGGCCTGCGGCTGAGCGCGGCGCAGGGCGAATTGCTGGACGCCCGGCTGACCCGGCTGGGCGCCCTGATGGGCCGCGATTTCCAGGAGAACGCCGTGCCGGTGATGGCGCAGCGCGAGGGCGTGTCGCTGGCCGGCTGGATTGGCCTGCCCACCCTGCACCGCCCGACCGCCAAGCACCAGCACCTGTTCGTCAACGGCCGCCCGGTGCGCGACAAGCTGATGGTCGGCGCCGTGCGCGCCGCCTATGCCGATTTCCTGCCGCGCGACCGCCACCCGATGCTGGCGCTGTTCCTCGACATCGACCCCCAGGAGGTCGACGTGAACGTCCACCCGGCCAAGGCCGAAGTGCGCTTCCGCGACCAGGGTCTGGTGCGCGGCCTGATCGTCGGATCGCTGAAACACGCGCTGGCCGAGGCCGGCCACCGCGCCTCCACCACCGTCGGCCTCGCTACGCTGGGCGCCCTTCGGCCAGAACAGTCCGGCGAGAGCGACAGCGGCTTCACCCCCTCCCCCCTCCCCTACGGACGTTCCGGCGGCGGGTCGGGTGGGAGTTGGGGTGGCTCCTATACGCCGACCGCCGTGCCGCGCGGTCTGGCGGAGCGCTCCGCCGCCTTCCAGGCACCGACCCAGACGGGCCTGCCGCCCTTGCAAGGCCGTCTCAGCGGCTTCGGCAACGGCTTCGCCCCTGGCGCCCGCCCGCCGGAATACCGCACCCCCGACCCGTCGGCGCAGAAGCCCGAGCCGCCGCCCGACAGCCACCCGCTGGGCGCGGCACGGGCGCAGGTCCACACCACCTACATCGTGGCCCAGACCCGAGAGGGAATCGTCATCGTCGACCAGCACGCCGCCCATGAACGGCTGGTCTATGAACGGATGAAGACCGCCCTGCTGGAAGGCGGGGTAAAGCGTCAGGCCCTGCTGATCCCCGAACTGATCGAGCTGGACGAACCCTCCGCCAACCGCCTGCTGGCTCGCAGCGCCGAACTGGCCGAGCTTGGTCTGGTGATCGAGGGCTTCGGCCACGGCTGCGTCATGGTGCGCGAAGTGCCGGCCCTGCTCGGCCAGTCCGACGTGAAGAACCTGATCCGCGACCTTGCCGAAGAACTGTCCGAACTGGGCGACGCCCTGTCGCTGAAGGAGCGCCTGGAGGAGGTCTGCGCGACGATGGCCTGCCACGGCAGCGTCCGCGCCGGCCGCACGCTGAGCGTCGACGAGATGAACGCCCTGCTGCGGCAGATGGAAGCAACGCCGCACAGCGGGCAGTGCAACCATGGGCGGCCGACGTACGTGGAGCTGAAGCTGGCGGATATTGAGAGGCTGTTTGGGCGGAGGTAG
- a CDS encoding type II toxin-antitoxin system HigB family toxin, with protein sequence MRIISRRTLREHWEKPGRGDSEAPLTDWFNVVRNVDWPDTAAVKAQFRSASFVGDRVVFNIAGNKYRLVAGIDYRYRTVYVKWVGTHREYDSIDVRTV encoded by the coding sequence ATGAGGATCATTTCACGCCGAACTCTGCGGGAGCATTGGGAAAAGCCCGGTCGGGGTGACAGCGAGGCGCCGTTGACGGATTGGTTCAACGTGGTGCGCAACGTCGACTGGCCGGATACGGCAGCCGTCAAGGCTCAGTTCCGCTCAGCGTCTTTCGTGGGTGACCGGGTGGTCTTCAACATCGCCGGCAACAAATACCGGCTCGTTGCCGGGATCGATTACCGGTACCGCACGGTTTATGTGAAATGGGTCGGTACGCATCGGGAATACGACTCCATCGACGTGAGGACGGTGTAA
- a CDS encoding type II toxin-antitoxin system HigA family antitoxin, which produces MDIRPIRSDQDHAAALEEIDRLWGADPDTADGARLEILMMLVEAYEEANHPIPPSDPISAIEFMMEQRGLTRHDLEPMIGSRARVAEILNRKRALTLPMIRRLAEGLHIPVDILVRDYPVQRAA; this is translated from the coding sequence ATGGATATTCGCCCGATCCGGTCCGATCAGGACCACGCCGCCGCCCTGGAGGAAATCGACCGCCTGTGGGGCGCCGATCCCGACACCGCCGACGGTGCGCGGCTCGAAATCCTGATGATGCTGGTGGAGGCCTATGAAGAGGCGAACCACCCGATCCCGCCGAGCGATCCGATCAGCGCCATCGAGTTCATGATGGAACAGCGCGGGCTGACCCGGCACGATCTGGAACCGATGATCGGCAGCCGCGCCCGGGTCGCCGAGATCCTGAATCGCAAGCGTGCCTTGACCCTGCCGATGATCCGACGACTGGCGGAAGGCCTGCATATCCCCGTCGATATCCTGGTGCGCGACTATCCCGTCCAGCGGGCAGCCTGA